One Arthrobacter sp. StoSoilB20 DNA segment encodes these proteins:
- a CDS encoding benzoate/H(+) symporter BenE family transporter: MPSVSPPRTHDSSSRETLGPPITAGIVTALVGFTSSFAVVLAGLQAVGANQAQASSGLLALTLTFGLGILWLSWRSRLPVTLAWSTPGAALLASAGTVDGGWPAAVGAFLMVGVLIVLTGLLPVLGRLMAKIPTALAQAMLAGVLLPLCLAPFKSLGSAPLLIAPVVLCWVVLMKFAPRWSVPASLLVALAVIGIHIASNGVQIPVDSLLPRLEWTTPAFSVEAAVGLALPLFIVTMASQNIPGVAVLKSFGYTTPWRSSMLVTGAGTIVGAPFGGHAINLAALSAALAAGEEAGRNHSRRWIAAFVSGLAYLVLAAASAALVTLVAAAPSGLLEAVAGLALLGTLAASISSALAVAEERIPACITFLLAASGLSFAGVGAAFWALAGGILVRWMLKSREPVQKA, from the coding sequence ATGCCTTCCGTCTCCCCGCCCCGAACGCACGACAGTTCCAGCCGGGAGACACTGGGACCTCCGATTACCGCCGGTATCGTCACCGCGCTGGTGGGTTTCACCTCATCATTTGCCGTCGTCCTTGCCGGCCTGCAGGCGGTGGGCGCCAACCAGGCCCAGGCATCGAGCGGACTACTCGCTCTCACCCTCACCTTTGGCCTTGGAATCCTGTGGCTGTCCTGGCGTTCCAGGTTGCCGGTGACGCTCGCCTGGTCCACGCCCGGGGCGGCGCTGCTCGCCTCAGCCGGAACGGTCGACGGCGGATGGCCGGCTGCCGTGGGGGCGTTCCTTATGGTTGGGGTGCTGATCGTCCTGACTGGACTGTTGCCGGTATTGGGGCGGCTCATGGCAAAAATCCCGACGGCACTTGCCCAAGCCATGCTTGCCGGAGTCCTGCTCCCCCTGTGCCTGGCTCCTTTCAAGTCGCTGGGATCGGCTCCGCTGCTGATTGCTCCCGTGGTCCTGTGCTGGGTTGTCCTGATGAAGTTCGCGCCGCGGTGGTCAGTCCCGGCATCGTTGCTGGTGGCCCTGGCCGTTATCGGAATCCACATTGCCTCCAACGGCGTCCAGATCCCCGTGGACAGTCTCTTGCCAAGGTTGGAGTGGACCACACCGGCTTTCTCCGTGGAGGCGGCAGTAGGGCTGGCCTTGCCCTTGTTCATCGTCACCATGGCCTCCCAGAACATCCCGGGAGTCGCTGTCCTGAAGTCGTTTGGTTACACCACACCTTGGCGTTCCTCCATGCTGGTCACCGGAGCCGGAACCATCGTGGGAGCGCCATTCGGCGGCCATGCAATCAACCTTGCCGCCCTCAGCGCAGCCCTGGCAGCGGGCGAGGAGGCGGGCAGGAACCACAGCAGGCGTTGGATCGCAGCGTTCGTCTCCGGTTTGGCCTACCTGGTCCTGGCCGCAGCTTCGGCGGCCCTGGTGACCTTGGTAGCGGCGGCACCATCGGGGCTGTTGGAAGCCGTAGCCGGCCTGGCACTCCTGGGGACCTTGGCGGCGTCCATTTCCTCTGCGCTGGCCGTCGCAGAGGAACGCATACCAGCCTGCATCACTTTCCTGCTGGCAGCGTCAGGCCTCAGCTTCGCCGGTGTGGGCGCCGCGTTCTGGGCGCTTGCCGGAGGCATCCTGGTTCGCTGGATGCTCAAGAGCCGCGAACCAGTACAGAAAGCGTGA
- a CDS encoding antitoxin, translated as MPVGLIDDLKGKAQGLIQGNEEAIKNGIEKAGDFVDEKTGGKYAGHVDKVQNAASDFVAKNDGQPGQAPVTDEPKQP; from the coding sequence GTGCCCGTGGGTTTAATTGACGACCTGAAGGGCAAGGCTCAGGGTCTCATTCAAGGCAACGAAGAAGCCATCAAGAATGGCATCGAAAAGGCCGGGGATTTTGTGGACGAGAAGACGGGCGGCAAGTATGCCGGCCACGTCGACAAGGTCCAGAACGCCGCTTCCGACTTCGTGGCCAAGAACGACGGTCAGCCTGGACAGGCTCCCGTCACGGATGAGCCGAAGCAGCCATAG
- a CDS encoding amino acid permease, which yields MNQQTASKSVLRRKPIDDIEEESKHSGLFKSLGLWQLTAIGVGGIIGVGIFSLAGLVAHGSEGNPGVGPAVLFSFLIAGLASGAAALSYAEFAGMIPRAGSAYTYGYVALGEIIGWFIGWDLLLEYIAIVAVVAIGISGYFDAFLSGIGIHMPTWMTSTADEGKGGIINLPAILVCLLVTWILSRGTKAFGRFELVAVAIKVILILFIIGLGIFYVNTENYNPFMPSGFGPVIAGAATVFFAVFGYDAMSTAAEEAKDGKKHMPKAIILSLIIAMLLYVAATLVLTGMQNYKDINPTAGFASAFQGVGLPVIATIISVFAVLSILTVMLTFLLGVTRVWFSMSRDGLLPGWFAKTDRHGTPQRVTWIAGVASAFLAGVFPIKEVADLTNIGILAAFVVVCVSVIVFRYTKPNAPRTFRLPLMPLVPAFGVLASAFLMFQLHWETWVRFGVWLVIGLVIYFAYGRRHSLMNPDSPRHKVESTPLA from the coding sequence ATGAATCAACAGACGGCTTCCAAGTCCGTCCTGAGGCGCAAGCCCATCGACGACATCGAGGAAGAAAGCAAACACAGCGGACTCTTTAAGAGTCTTGGCCTCTGGCAACTGACAGCAATCGGCGTTGGCGGAATTATCGGCGTCGGGATTTTCTCCCTTGCCGGCCTTGTAGCCCACGGCAGCGAGGGCAACCCGGGCGTAGGCCCCGCCGTGCTCTTTTCCTTCCTGATCGCCGGCCTGGCTTCCGGTGCAGCCGCGCTCTCCTACGCGGAATTCGCCGGCATGATCCCGCGCGCCGGCTCGGCCTACACCTACGGCTACGTTGCCCTTGGCGAGATCATTGGCTGGTTCATCGGCTGGGATCTGCTGCTGGAGTACATTGCGATCGTGGCTGTAGTGGCCATCGGCATCTCCGGCTACTTTGATGCTTTCCTCTCCGGCATCGGAATTCACATGCCAACCTGGATGACGTCCACGGCCGACGAGGGCAAGGGCGGAATCATCAACCTCCCGGCAATCCTGGTCTGCCTCCTGGTCACCTGGATCCTCAGCCGCGGAACCAAGGCCTTTGGCCGGTTCGAGCTGGTAGCTGTGGCCATCAAGGTCATCCTGATCCTGTTCATCATTGGACTGGGCATCTTCTACGTCAACACCGAAAACTACAACCCGTTCATGCCCAGCGGCTTCGGCCCGGTCATTGCCGGTGCCGCCACCGTCTTCTTCGCCGTCTTCGGCTATGACGCCATGAGCACGGCGGCCGAAGAGGCAAAGGACGGCAAGAAGCACATGCCCAAGGCCATCATCCTGTCCTTGATCATTGCCATGCTCCTGTACGTAGCCGCCACGCTGGTCCTGACCGGCATGCAGAACTACAAGGACATCAATCCCACAGCCGGCTTCGCATCGGCGTTCCAGGGCGTGGGACTGCCCGTCATTGCCACCATCATCTCCGTGTTCGCGGTTCTGTCCATCCTGACCGTCATGCTGACCTTCCTGTTGGGCGTCACCCGCGTGTGGTTCTCCATGAGCCGTGACGGCCTGCTGCCGGGCTGGTTCGCCAAGACGGACCGGCACGGGACGCCGCAGCGCGTTACGTGGATCGCCGGCGTTGCTTCGGCATTCCTTGCCGGCGTCTTCCCCATCAAGGAAGTAGCCGACCTCACCAATATCGGCATCCTGGCTGCATTCGTGGTGGTGTGTGTCTCGGTGATTGTCTTCCGCTACACCAAGCCGAACGCTCCAAGGACGTTCCGGTTGCCGCTCATGCCGCTCGTGCCTGCCTTCGGTGTCCTGGCTTCGGCATTCCTGATGTTCCAGCTCCACTGGGAAACCTGGGTACGGTTTGGCGTATGGCTCGTGATTGGCCTGGTGATCTACTTCGCTTACGGCCGACGACACTCCCTGATGAATCCGGACAGCCCCCGCCACAAGGTGGAAAGTACGCCGTTGGCGTAG
- a CDS encoding DUF3060 domain-containing protein produces MERFEHRRILLLLPLVLANAGAAFALSACGAGGAPAGAVVTDAPVSSAVSTAASPSPQLGSPVSAGPTSNSPAAANSSSGPEVIIPTTAPTALQVSSGTTHTVTGDIVTAELNCSGGDVVIDGTGNTVRISGACNSISVMGTSNTVQAANATTIQIDGVGNFLTGDTFENVTIVSGPNSLHNRTTGVLTMEGQGNSVKTGTLKMATVSGNSNSARYAGDAPASSVTGIGNSVTPH; encoded by the coding sequence ATGGAACGATTCGAACACCGGAGGATCTTGCTGTTATTGCCGTTGGTCTTGGCCAATGCAGGAGCAGCCTTTGCTCTTTCTGCGTGCGGTGCCGGCGGCGCTCCTGCAGGAGCAGTCGTAACGGATGCCCCCGTCAGCAGTGCCGTCTCCACTGCCGCCAGCCCGTCACCGCAACTTGGTTCGCCGGTATCTGCAGGCCCCACATCAAATTCTCCTGCCGCAGCCAACTCCAGTTCCGGACCAGAGGTAATTATCCCCACCACCGCCCCAACTGCGCTCCAGGTTTCCAGCGGAACCACCCACACTGTCACAGGCGACATTGTTACCGCCGAACTGAACTGTTCGGGTGGTGACGTTGTCATCGATGGAACAGGGAACACGGTGAGAATTTCCGGTGCCTGCAACTCAATCAGCGTCATGGGAACTTCGAATACGGTACAGGCCGCCAATGCCACAACCATTCAGATTGACGGTGTTGGGAATTTCCTCACAGGTGACACCTTTGAAAACGTCACCATCGTCTCGGGGCCCAATTCCCTGCACAATCGCACCACAGGTGTACTGACCATGGAAGGACAAGGCAATTCGGTCAAAACCGGCACGCTGAAGATGGCCACTGTCAGCGGCAACTCGAACTCGGCACGCTATGCCGGGGATGCCCCCGCGAGTTCGGTTACCGGCATTGGGAACAGCGTAACCCCCCACTAG
- a CDS encoding ATP-binding protein: MDRTGEETLATVRDALMHNRTFLVRGIALLRLAQLLLWPAGIVFGLTAGIENPALATVTIVLQTLWSLIWVTIVLSRNDIPVWSLWADVSINASAAVTAGLACYPWDALSWSNSAVPLAMGSMFSLALLFPARRVVLAWLMLSTGIGAGASVAMFGQPAMVTEYLSTLVMLLVVATLASLVGHRLRALAENAGRAAEALENSLQWRRAAEMQGSERTRQYRTLHDTVLSTLSALARGSLDASDPLVQRRCAADAEYLRSIISSADRSAANRLQGELAALGREQAVLGLRVHHQVADMPATVPEEVVMTIRDASREALNNVLKHSGQSQAWVTGRGDPSGNGGVTVTVTDRGRGFDTGGNYPGLGLSGSIIARMAEIGGSAVVESQTGQGTSVELRWPA, encoded by the coding sequence ATGGACAGAACCGGGGAAGAGACCCTTGCGACGGTGAGGGATGCGTTGATGCACAACCGGACATTCCTGGTGCGGGGCATTGCCCTTCTTCGGCTGGCCCAGCTGCTGCTGTGGCCGGCAGGCATTGTGTTCGGCCTGACTGCGGGCATTGAGAACCCGGCCCTGGCGACCGTCACCATTGTCCTGCAAACCCTTTGGTCCTTGATTTGGGTGACCATCGTGCTCAGCCGAAACGACATCCCTGTATGGTCGCTGTGGGCAGATGTCTCCATCAATGCCAGTGCTGCCGTCACGGCAGGTCTGGCGTGCTATCCCTGGGACGCATTGAGTTGGTCAAATTCCGCGGTTCCGTTGGCCATGGGAAGCATGTTTTCCCTCGCACTGCTTTTTCCGGCACGGCGCGTTGTCCTGGCTTGGCTTATGCTGTCAACCGGTATTGGTGCCGGCGCCTCTGTCGCCATGTTCGGCCAGCCGGCGATGGTGACTGAGTATCTTTCCACCTTGGTTATGCTCCTCGTCGTGGCTACCTTGGCCTCACTGGTGGGGCACCGGCTGCGCGCGCTGGCGGAAAATGCCGGCCGCGCCGCGGAGGCATTGGAGAACTCCCTGCAGTGGCGCCGAGCCGCGGAAATGCAAGGCAGCGAACGGACAAGGCAATACCGCACGCTGCATGACACAGTACTCTCTACCCTCAGTGCGCTGGCCCGTGGAAGTTTGGATGCCTCAGACCCGCTCGTCCAACGCCGCTGCGCAGCTGATGCGGAATACCTGCGCTCGATTATCTCCTCGGCGGACCGGTCAGCGGCAAACAGGCTTCAGGGCGAGCTTGCAGCTCTAGGCCGGGAACAGGCGGTATTGGGCTTGAGGGTGCACCACCAGGTTGCCGACATGCCCGCAACCGTTCCCGAGGAGGTCGTCATGACGATTCGGGACGCCAGCAGGGAGGCTCTGAACAACGTCTTGAAGCATTCGGGGCAGAGCCAGGCATGGGTGACGGGGCGCGGCGACCCCTCCGGGAACGGCGGAGTCACGGTCACGGTAACAGACCGCGGGCGGGGATTCGACACGGGCGGAAACTATCCGGGCCTCGGACTGAGCGGTTCGATCATTGCCAGAATGGCTGAAATTGGGGGCAGTGCAGTGGTTGAGAGTCAGACCGGGCAAGGGACCAGCGTGGAATTGCGGTGGCCCGCATGA
- a CDS encoding response regulator transcription factor, with amino-acid sequence MSSPVRIGAIDDDRMLLQGLAAWLEPLEDVLLVRMASTVAEYLQDQADVDVILLDLNLRDGSNPGRNVQELLETGAAILVVSTIPDQEHVLATIEAGASGYITKDNDLPNLVDFIRSAAKGELAVSPELAFLLSTDARPQRPRLSAQESTVLRIYASGATLAATARQAGVAYGTAREYLERVKRKYTDAGWPTRTKLELRERLWEEDL; translated from the coding sequence ATGAGCAGTCCTGTGCGGATTGGCGCGATTGACGATGACAGGATGCTCCTGCAAGGCCTCGCTGCGTGGCTGGAACCCTTGGAGGATGTGCTGCTGGTCAGGATGGCTTCCACGGTGGCCGAATACCTGCAGGATCAGGCGGACGTCGATGTAATCCTGCTGGATTTGAATCTCAGGGACGGCAGCAATCCCGGCCGCAATGTCCAGGAGCTCCTCGAAACAGGTGCAGCTATTCTGGTGGTTTCAACCATTCCCGATCAAGAACATGTGTTGGCAACTATTGAAGCGGGCGCGTCGGGCTACATCACCAAGGACAATGATCTGCCCAACCTCGTCGACTTTATCCGGTCCGCAGCTAAGGGCGAGTTGGCGGTCAGCCCGGAGTTGGCGTTTTTGCTAAGCACTGACGCGCGGCCGCAGCGACCCCGGCTTTCAGCCCAGGAATCCACGGTTCTGCGTATCTACGCCTCGGGGGCCACGCTGGCCGCAACGGCCCGCCAAGCAGGCGTAGCTTATGGAACGGCCAGAGAGTACCTTGAGCGTGTCAAACGCAAGTACACTGACGCCGGATGGCCAACCAGGACCAAACTTGAACTTCGCGAACGGCTTTGGGAAGAGGACCTCTGA
- a CDS encoding response regulator transcription factor — MNSPRTCVVIEDDTDIRDLIALILTDAGFEVHACETGHDGVVAAERLNPDLITLDVGLPDMDGREAARLIAAVSPAPILMITAFAELDDELHAIASGATAYLIKPFRPRQLRELALQLSPHEPASGAVRPTPCVKP; from the coding sequence GTGAATTCACCAAGAACCTGCGTTGTCATTGAGGACGATACTGATATCCGCGACCTCATAGCGTTGATCCTTACAGACGCCGGCTTCGAGGTTCACGCCTGCGAAACAGGACATGACGGCGTGGTTGCAGCCGAACGACTCAACCCTGACCTCATCACTCTTGATGTGGGCCTCCCTGATATGGATGGCCGCGAGGCTGCACGCCTGATTGCCGCCGTTTCACCCGCCCCCATTCTGATGATCACGGCCTTTGCAGAACTGGATGACGAACTGCACGCCATCGCCTCCGGAGCCACGGCATACCTCATCAAGCCTTTCCGGCCCCGCCAGCTGCGTGAACTTGCACTGCAACTGAGTCCCCACGAACCGGCCTCGGGCGCAGTGCGTCCGACACCGTGCGTCAAGCCGTAA
- a CDS encoding class C sortase — protein MKPKQTNRLRPRSPRRRAWTGQRLFIIFAAVIGVGILLYPTAAAWFSDRVHATEISGYADTVENLAPSAQDSLLEKARAFNAALPSGPLRDPYSLNDDGGQIVVGAGSETYKNILDVGPNGMMGRISIPSIHSDLPVFHGTDEETLSKGIGHLFGSGLPVGGTDTHSVLTGHSGFVNSTLFDNLDKVKTGDVFSITVLGKAIYYEVDQILTVKPEDTEALRKIAGQDLVTLVTCTPKGVNSHRLLVRGKRVDAPSEDQAQAFAGQTLDPGFPWWTLGLCATAALAILVTRPRQQGAGRGVAPNGEGPSGPEPAGLYGVGRSRT, from the coding sequence ATGAAACCGAAGCAAACAAACCGGCTGCGCCCCCGGAGCCCACGTCGCCGTGCCTGGACAGGGCAGCGCCTCTTCATCATTTTTGCCGCCGTCATAGGCGTAGGCATCCTGCTGTACCCAACTGCGGCCGCCTGGTTCTCGGACCGTGTGCATGCCACGGAAATCAGCGGCTACGCCGACACGGTGGAGAACCTTGCACCCTCAGCGCAGGACTCGTTGCTGGAGAAGGCCCGGGCATTCAATGCAGCCCTGCCCAGCGGTCCTTTGAGGGATCCGTACTCTTTGAATGACGACGGCGGCCAGATCGTTGTGGGGGCCGGCTCGGAAACGTACAAAAACATCCTCGACGTCGGCCCCAACGGCATGATGGGACGCATCAGCATCCCTTCAATCCACAGCGACCTCCCCGTCTTTCATGGCACGGACGAGGAAACCCTGTCCAAAGGCATCGGGCACCTTTTCGGCTCTGGGCTGCCGGTTGGTGGAACGGACACCCACAGCGTGTTGACCGGCCATTCGGGCTTCGTCAATTCGACGCTCTTCGACAACCTGGACAAGGTCAAAACGGGGGACGTCTTCTCCATCACCGTCCTGGGCAAGGCGATTTACTATGAAGTCGACCAAATCCTGACCGTGAAGCCCGAAGACACCGAAGCCCTCCGCAAAATCGCAGGGCAAGACCTGGTCACCCTCGTTACCTGCACCCCAAAGGGCGTCAACAGCCACCGACTCCTGGTACGCGGGAAGCGCGTTGATGCTCCAAGCGAGGACCAAGCACAAGCCTTTGCCGGCCAGACGCTGGACCCCGGCTTTCCTTGGTGGACACTCGGACTCTGTGCAACGGCAGCCCTTGCCATCCTCGTGACACGCCCCCGTCAGCAGGGTGCCGGGCGGGGCGTTGCGCCTAATGGTGAAGGTCCGTCGGGACCTGAACCGGCGGGCCTCTACGGCGTCGGGCGGTCCCGCACGTAA
- a CDS encoding SpaH/EbpB family LPXTG-anchored major pilin, which translates to MSNLRSRGLWKTAAATIAGAVLAMSFSVAPASAAPLVDGTRTGSITVHKFERPATPTGLPNNGTAVDTSALTPLSGITFSIAQVNSIDLSTNAGWDAAHNLSTTFSAANPAGSIAAGGYTLGAAQSQTTDATGTAAFNTLPLGLYLVTETNYPAGVTPSAPFLISVPLTDPNNTNNWIYDVNVYPKNSVTGAEKTVTDAPAVKLGDAVDFTITGDIPNEAIIDGYKIVDVLDPKLSYVDATATLLDGTVLTEGTHYVVTFDAASNTVSVEFTAAGRAVLAAHNTTRVQLVVNTTANAVGEIENVAAVYPNAGSFTGTPGQPGGPIVTPPVVTKWGEMTLQKTDPNGTALSGASFSVYASETDAKAGTNPIAISGQTVFTVAADGTLTLSGLRYSDWANGAAVAPGDANYRTYYLVETTAPAGYELLAAPVSFVINAGSTAVGIDLQVKNVPSNSGFELPLTGGVGTNLLYAAGGLLVVGAVLLLIRSRRSADKG; encoded by the coding sequence GTGAGCAATTTACGCTCCCGGGGTCTTTGGAAGACCGCCGCCGCCACCATCGCCGGGGCGGTGCTGGCTATGTCCTTTTCCGTAGCTCCTGCATCCGCCGCTCCCCTTGTCGATGGCACCCGGACTGGTTCCATCACTGTCCACAAGTTTGAGCGTCCAGCCACGCCCACCGGGTTGCCGAACAACGGCACCGCCGTGGATACCAGCGCACTGACCCCGTTGTCGGGCATTACCTTCAGCATCGCGCAGGTCAATTCCATCGATCTGAGCACGAACGCCGGCTGGGATGCTGCCCACAACCTCAGCACTACTTTCTCTGCGGCCAATCCGGCTGGTTCCATCGCGGCCGGAGGCTACACCCTGGGCGCCGCACAATCCCAAACAACAGACGCCACCGGCACAGCAGCCTTCAACACTCTTCCCTTGGGCCTCTACCTGGTGACAGAAACCAATTACCCGGCCGGTGTGACGCCGTCGGCTCCTTTCCTGATTTCGGTGCCGCTCACTGACCCCAACAACACCAACAACTGGATCTACGACGTCAACGTCTACCCCAAGAACTCTGTGACCGGTGCTGAGAAGACGGTTACGGACGCCCCGGCTGTGAAACTCGGTGACGCGGTCGACTTCACCATCACCGGTGACATCCCGAACGAAGCCATCATTGATGGTTACAAGATTGTTGATGTCCTCGATCCCAAGCTGAGCTACGTCGATGCAACGGCAACGCTGCTCGATGGCACCGTCCTTACCGAAGGAACCCACTACGTGGTGACCTTCGATGCAGCCAGCAACACTGTTTCGGTTGAGTTCACCGCAGCCGGCCGGGCCGTGCTTGCCGCGCACAACACCACCCGCGTCCAGCTCGTTGTCAACACCACCGCCAACGCAGTCGGAGAAATCGAGAACGTTGCTGCCGTTTACCCGAACGCCGGAAGCTTCACCGGCACCCCGGGTCAGCCGGGTGGACCGATCGTTACGCCGCCGGTTGTCACCAAGTGGGGCGAAATGACCCTTCAGAAGACCGATCCGAACGGCACAGCCCTTTCTGGCGCATCCTTTTCCGTTTACGCTTCCGAGACAGACGCCAAAGCCGGCACCAACCCGATCGCCATCAGCGGCCAGACCGTATTCACCGTAGCTGCCGATGGCACGCTGACTCTGTCCGGTTTGCGCTACTCAGACTGGGCGAACGGCGCTGCTGTGGCACCCGGGGATGCCAACTACCGCACCTACTACCTGGTTGAAACAACCGCCCCAGCCGGATACGAACTGCTGGCCGCGCCGGTGTCCTTCGTCATCAACGCCGGTTCCACGGCAGTCGGGATTGACCTCCAGGTCAAAAACGTCCCTTCCAACAGCGGTTTTGAACTCCCCCTGACCGGTGGCGTTGGAACGAACCTGTTGTACGCAGCCGGCGGACTCCTGGTGGTTGGTGCAGTACTGCTGCTGATCCGTTCACGCCGCAGCGCCGACAAAGGCTGA